A stretch of DNA from candidate division WOR-3 bacterium:
CCGGGGCACATCTTAATTTATAAGTCACAGGTGAGGAGTTATCGGGAATTACCACTCCGGTTTGCGGAATTAGGTACTGTCTACCGAAACGAAAAGTCTGGTACACTCCACGGTATGCTCCGGGTTCGGGGCTTCACTCAGGACGATGCCCATATCTTTTTAGCAGAAGAGATGGTGGAGGACGAGGTAAAAGAAATCTTAAAACTCTCCCAGGAGATGCTTTCCGATTTTGGTTTCAATCGCTACTTCGTAGAGTTATCGGTCCGCGACCCAAAAAATAAAGATAAATATATGGGAAGCGATGCGGAATGGGAAATGGCAGAATCTGCCTTGAAAAAAGCCCTCAACGAATTGGGGATTGATTACAAAACCGCGGAGGGGGAGGCGGTCTTCTACGGACCAAAAATTGACTTAAAACTTTTAGATAGCTTAGACAATGCCTGGCAGGCAACAACCATCCAATTTGATTTCAACCTCCCCCGCCGGTTTGATGTCCGGTATATCGGCCGAGATGGTTATACCCATCAGGCGGTTATCATCCACCGGACAATTTTGGGTTCCTTAGAGAGGTTTCTGGGTGCCTTAATTGAGCACTACGCGGGAGCACTTCCGGTCTGGCTCTCCCCCATTCAAGCCCGCGTCCTCCCTATCACCGATAAGGAAATACCTTATGCGGAAAAAATCTTTTCTCACTGCCAAAGGGAAGGAATTAGGGTGGATGCGGATTTCCGAGCGGAAAAGATTAACTATAAGATAGCGGAAGCGGAGCGCTTAAAAATTCCTTATATTTTAATCGTGGGCAAAAGGGAAGTAGCGGAAGGGAATGTTTCTTTAAGAAAGAGAAGAGAGGGGGTTATCGGAACAAAGAGTTGGGAAGAAGTTATTAATCTCATCAAGGAGGATATAGAGAAGAAACGTTAAAAATGAAACAGGAGCGCATTAGGGTAAATTTTTTAATAAAGAGTCCTTATGTCCGAGTGATCGGACCGGATAAGAAACAGATTGGTATTATGCCCACCCGCGAGGCGATGGAATTGGCAAAAAGGCAGGGTTTGGACTTAGTGGAGATTTCACCCAATGCTGACCCCCCCGTTTGCTATATTACCGACTTCGGAAAATATATGTACGAGTTAAAGCAGAAACAGAGGGAGGCGAAGAAGAAACAGAAGACCACAGAATTAAAGGAGGTTCGCCTCTCTTACAAAATTGATGACCACGACTATCAGACAAAACTGCGAAAGATTAAAGAAATTCTTAATGCCAAAAATCGGGTGAAAGTGGTCTTGAAGATGCGGGGAAGAGAAGCCCTTTATAAAGATAAAGCCTTAGCACTTTTAGACCGGCTGACTAACGACCTCTCGGGGATTGGTCAACCCGAAGGTGTTCCCCGTTCTTTGGGGGAGGCCGGTAAGATTATCCAACTTACCTATTTACCCAAATGAGAGATGAAACTAAAAACCCTTAAATCTTTGAAGAAGAGGATAAAAATCACCGCTACGGGAAAGTTACTCCGCCGCCGGGCGGGAAAGAGTCATCTGCTCACAGGGAAAAGAAAGGCAAGAAAAAAACGGTTGCTCAAACCGACCGTCACCAAAAAATCGGTTGCGAAGAAGTTGAAACCATTTTTATCCGCATAAGGAGTTAATATGCCAAGAGTAAGAACTGGACCTTATACGAGAAAACGGAGGAAGAAGTGGTTAAAGCAGGCGAAGGGATATTGGGGCGGAAGACATCGCCTCTACAAGACCGCCCGCGTCGCCGTGATGCGCGGTTGGCTCTCCGCCTATCGGGACCGAAAATTGAGGAAGAGAAACTTTCGCCGGCTCTGGATTCTGAGACTTTCGGCGGCCCTTCGCCCCCTCGGGATCTCTTACAGCCGATTTATCAACTGCCTGAAAAAGGCAAATGTGGAAATTAACCGAAAGGTTCTTTCGGAAATGGCGCTGAGAGAACCGGAGGAGTTTCACGCCTTAGTAAAATCGGTGGTCCAATCTTCTTCCGTATGACAGTTCCCGAGATTGAAGAGATCGGCAGAAAGGCAAAAGAGGAGATCGCCGGTGCGGAAAACTTACTCCTTCTTAACGATTTAAGAATAAAATACTTAGGGAGAAAAGGAATCCTCACCGGAATCTTACGAGGCTTAAAAGACCTGCCCGAGGGGGAAAGGAGGAATGTGGGTCGGATTGCCAATCTCTTAAAAGAGGAAATCTTAGCCCTCCTTAAAGAAAGAGAGGCTACCCTCTCTTCCCAGAAACCGGTTCTTCCCGAGATTGACCTCACTTTACCAGGGAGGAGGCTCTGGATCGGTCGCCGTCATCCCATCTCCCAGGTCTTGGATGAAATCTGTGAGATTTTTGTCGGCATGGGCTTTAAGGAAGAGATTGGACCAGAGATTGAAGATGAGTGGCATAACTTTTCCGCCCTCAATATTCCCGAAGACCATCCGGCAAGGGATATGTTCTCCTCCTTTTATTTGGATAGTGGCAAACTCTTACGAAGCCATACCTCCCCGGTTCAGATCCGGGTGATGGAGAGAGAAAGACCGCCGATTCGCATCATCGCGCCGGGTCGGGTATTTAGACCGGATGATTTTGATGCCTCCCACGCCCCAAATTTCCATCAGGTGGAAGGACTTTATGTTGACGAAGGGGTCACATTCGCTGACCTTAAAGGAACCTTACGGGAATTTTGTCAGAAGATGTTTGGCCAAGGGATAAAGATGCGCTTCCTCCCTTCTTATTTCCCTTTCACCGAACCTTCCGCTGAGGTGGCTATCTCTTGTGTCAATTGTTATGGCTCGGGTTGTCAAACCTGTAAAGGAACAGGCTGGTTAGAAATTTTGGGTTGTGGGATGGTTCATCCTCAAGTTTTGAGAAATTGCGCCATTGATCCCGAACGCTACACCGGCTATGCCTTTGGATTGGGGGTGGAGAGGGTAGCGATGATTAAATACCGAATCCCGGATATGAGGTTATTTTACGAGAATGATTTAAGATTTTTGGAAGAGTTTTAATTGACCTCTTTCTATGAAACAGGAGATTATCAAAGTTGAAAAACCGGAAGGGGCAAATGTGATCTTGGGGCAAAGCCATTTTATTAAAACGGTTGAAGACCTTTACGAGGCAATCACCTCTTCGGCGCCGGCAGCAAAATTTGGTATTGCCTTTTGCGAATCTTCCGGACCATGTCTGGTACGTAGTGAAGGGAATGATGGAGATTTGGTGAAGATAGCCGAAAAGAATGCCTTAAAAATCGGTGCTGGGCATTCCTTCGTTATCATCTTAAAGGACTCTTATCCCATTCAAGTCTTAAAAGCGATTAGGGATGTCTTTGAGGTGTGCACCATTTATGCCGCAACCGCCAATCCCTTGGAGGTGGTGGTGGTAGAGAGCGAAACGGGTCGGGGAATTTTAGGAGTGATTGACGGTAGCAAACCGAAAGGGGTAGAAACGGAGAAAGATAAAGAGGAGAGGAAATCTTTCTTACGAAAGATCGGGTATAAGTTATAACCAGAAAAATTTGCCCCATCCTTTTAGAAATTTATCTTGATTTGCCTCCGGATTTTTATATAATAAAAAACAATGAAATCTCTTCCGATAAAAACCGCAATTAGTCTCTTCCTCCCACTTTTTCTTTTCGCCTCCCTTTCTTTAATCCGAGAAGATGAAAGGGGAGCGGAGATTGTTTACGAGAATCAACTGGAAAAGATTTTCCCTGGCTATCCCCCCGAGATTGCCGAAGGGAGGAAAATAGACGATTATCCTTTACCGACAATTGAGTTCTTTTTGGGAATTCCCCAAGAAGGTAGAGTATTTCTTTCCGCTACCGGCCAAAAAGAGACTTTCATCAAAGGCGATTTAGCGTATGATATTGAGGGCAATCCGATTAAAAAATTGCCAGAGAAAAAGGCTCTGGCGGAGATAAAAAGTATTGAGTATTTAAGAGATATTCGTTTCGCCCGAGTCCGTCTCTTTCCCGTCCAGTGGTTAGGCAGTGGATTTCGGGTTTATAATGAGATAAGAGTGAATGTCTTCTATGAGAAAGCGCCCGTGATTGTGGAGGGTAAGGATTACTTTGATGATATCTACGAGATACTTTTTATTAATGGCAAAAAGGCAAAATTTTATAAATCATCAAACCACTTGGCCCGGGAAGGAAGCATCTTCTTTGAGCGGGGTCTTGATTGGGTGAAGATAAAAATTGATTCTACGGGTATCTATCAAATCTCGGGCGAAGAGTTAAAAAAAGTTGGCGTCAACCTCACGGCAATAAATCCAAAAACCTTAAAAATCTACCACATCGGCAAATTTACCACCAACTACCTTTATCCGGATACGATGATTGAGTTGCCAATCTATGTGGCGGGAGAAGAGGATGGACGGTTTGATGAGAAAGACTTTATTCTCTTCTATGGAGAGCACCTGAAGAGTCTCTATACCAACTTCAATTTTTACTGGCTAACCTGGGGGATAAAAGAGGGAAAGAGGATGAAAAGATATTCGGTTAAACCTCTACCCAATGCCTCCCATTTGACCACGGGTGAGGATTCCTGCCATTTGGAATTTGACCTTTTATGCCCCGCCCGTTCCGGACTCCTATGGCTCTGGCAATATTTCGCCAAGGCACGGGGGAAAGAGGAAACCTATTCCTTAAAATTTATTCTCCATCACGCCAAGACCTTAAAGAAGATAGGTGTTGCCTTTTGTGGAAAATCGGATAGCGCCCGCCTCCGCTTCTACCTGAACGAAAAACTCTTAGATTCCTTCGCCTTCAAAAGAGAAAATCCACCCACTCCCTCTCTCTTCCGAAAGGAACTTCAAGAAGTGATTGGCGAAAGTGTGGAATTAAAAATCTCTCTCTACGGGGAAAAGGAACAAGAGGTCTACCTTGATTATCTTGACCTCCTCTACGAGAAAAACCTTCTTGGAGAGAAAAAGGTAAACCAGTTGGCGATGACGATTAGAGAGAGGGGAAATCATAATGTCTCTTCCACCATTGTTCCTAAACCTTCCTATCTCTTTGAGATTATCTCCGATACCACTACCGGAGTCCCGGACGTAAAAATTCTTGAAGATTTTTCTCTCCACGGTGAGACTTTGACCTTTGGTAAGACATTTTATTACCCCTGTCGGTTTTTAATCACCAACGAGTACGGTTTTAGAAAATGCCTCTCCTTGGAACTAAAAAGACCACAACGACTCCGCCGGAAAAGTTTCGCCGGAGATTATTTTGTTATCACTCCGAATGAGTTTTTTAAAATTGGGCAACTCTTAGCCCAATACCGGCAAAATAACATTATTGACCTGCCCCGGGCAAAGACAGTGGTTGCCACCCTTTCTGATATCTATGACGAATACGCCTTCGGGATTGAAGAACCCGGAGCGATTAAGAAATTCTTAAAGGAGAAGAGACCTTACTACGTCGTCCTAATTGGTGATGCCACTTATGACTACCGGGGACTCCTTCCCTATAGGAAATATCCCGGGGTGCCAACTTATGAATACGGCTATGATTTTTCCCCCAATCCTTACACCGATAAGGCTTATGCCTGTGATGCCTGGTATGCGGATTGGGACGGGGAAGGTGGGTCGCCGGATATTATCCTCTCCCGTTTACCCGGACGTAACGAAAATGAGTTCCGGACCTTTCTTGAGAAGATTAAGAATTTTGAACGGAGTAAGGCTTCTTACCGCCAACGTTTTCTTTTAGCCGGGGACGACGAATTCAACGGCTACTATGACCGGCCGGATAATATAAGATTTGGCACCCACATTGAACAGTGCGAAGGGCTTGCCAATCTTTTAGGTTCGGAATTTGAACCGGTGAAAATTTATTTAACCGAATATCCTTATCCCCAACCGAATGATAAACCCAAGGCACGGCGGGCTCTCATTTCGGCTCTCAATGAAGGAGTAGGAATGATGGCTTATTTTGGTCACGGTTGGGTTGGTTGGTTGACTCACGAAAAATTCCTTGATTTAAACTCCCTATCCCAACTTAAAAATCGGGATAAACCCTTCTTCGGCTTTTATGGTAGTTGCGGAGTTGGAAAGTTTGATGAGACCGAACAGGAGTGTCTCGCGGAAGAGTTGCAAAGGATGGAAGGAGGAGCGATTGCCACCGTCGCTGCCACTAAGGGGACAATTTCTACAACCAATTACTTTTTCGCCCAAGCCCTCTTTGCCCCAATTATTGCTCAACCGGCAGTCCCCATTGGTAAAGGCTTTTTAACCGCCTGGTTCTATGACCGAAAATACCACCTTTTCGGTGATGGGGCAACCTTCATCCCTCTCATCCGAAGGACCTTGCCCCTTTCCGTAAGCCCCTGCACCTTAAAACCGGGAAGTTTGATCACGGTCAATTGCGATACGACCAGAATGAGGGAAGGATATTATCAGATAACCGCCTCCGCACCCAAACTATACCGCTTCTACCGCTCCCACCTCTGTTCCCTCATCTATACCCTTCCCGGGGAAATTTTCTTTTTGGGCAGAGGAAAGTTAACTTCGGAAGGGATTAATGCGAAATTTCTTTTTCCTAAGCTTCCTTATCCGGAGGTCCGATATGTTGAGAATGGGAGTTATACCATACTCCCCAATACCGCTAAGATAAGAGTTTGGACCTTTGCCCAGGATACGGGGATTTCTTACCTCCGGGATAATCTCTATTTCTTAAATCAAGAGTTTATCTCTCCGGATAGTTTTGGTCCGGAATTGAGGCTTTATATCAAAGGAAAAGAGATAGGGGAAACAGCCCTTGTGGAAAGGGAATTTATCCTTCACGGCAAAATTTATGACGAAAGCGGTATCGCCCTTCTTAAAGATTATCCCTTAGGTTTTTATTTTAACGGCGGAGAGGATTTTCATGATTTAAGGGAGAGAATTCAATTTGAATTCTCCTCTTATCAAAATGCCAATTTCTCTTATCCTTTGAGGATTGCGGAACCTTGTTCCCTCACCTTCATCCTTTATGATAATTTGGGCAACGAGACGAAAAAGGTTTATAAACTCAACCCAATAGCCGAGACCAGCCTAATCATTAGAAATAACCTCTACCTCCAAAATAAGGGTTCTGGTTATTTCACATTCTATCTCTCCTTACCCGCTTCCCTCACCATAAGGATTTATACCATCTCTGGTCGTTTTCTGAAAGAGATTAGAACGGTGGGTAGGTTAGGTTTCAATCGGGTCTATTTTGATGGTTTGGACCGGTTTGGGCGAAGACTACCCAAGGGACTCTACCTCTATCAGATCGGTGCCCAGACATTTGACCAGAAAAAGGCTAAACTCCTTGATAAATTTCTCATCCCTTAAAAACTGTTGACTTTCTAAATATTTTTGTTAAACTTCAAGATGTTTTTTCTTTCTCTTTTTTTCTTTTATTTCATTTCCGAGCCGCGCCTCTCCTTTTCCCCTCCTTCGGTAGTAATTACCTTTGAGACAGCAAAACCGGTAAGGGCGGAGTTGCTTTATGGCAAGGAAGGTTTAGAAAAGGCGGTTTTAAAAGGAGAGAGGAATAATAAGCATAAGTTTATTTTAAGGGATTTGACCCCGGGGAGTTATCATTTCCGATTGCAGGCGGATACCTTTAGTTCACCACTGTATTATTTCTCCTACCCCTCCCCGGAGAAGTTTCGTTTCCTCATATTACCATCGGGAATGGAGAAGGATAGGAAAATTTCTAACCTTCTCTTGGCGTCACCACCAGATTTTATCGTAGCCAATTCTTCCATCTCCAAAGAAAAAGATGGGAAAAAATTTCTTATCCCGGTCCTCTCTTGTGACCAACTTCTCATTTCTCAATCCCCGCCTGCTCCCTCTTTCCGGGAAGGGGAATTTCCAAAAGATAGTTCTCCCTTCTCTCTTCGTTTTCTCCCCTTAGGAAAGGATTCGGTAGATTTTTACCTCTCCCCACCCGGAGAAAGAAACGGGTTTGATATCATTTTCTTAATCGGTGGGAATACCTTCCTCCGCAGTCATCCGGTAACGAAAAACCCTTATGACCCAGACCGATCCGGTCTCATCGTCTCCGGAGATAAAGAATATTACGGAGAGAAAGGAACGGTCTATTTTATCATTCCGGATTGGGAAAATCCCTTCCCATTAGATTGGCGAAAAGGGAATCAGTATCTTGCCTTTGCCCAATCCGGTAGGGGTTTTGTAGAGGTCCTGAAAGAGGATAAAAGTTTAAAAGTGAAGACCTCAATCTTAAACCACCTCGGAGATTATGAGGTGGTTGATAGTTTTTCATTCAACCGAGAAAGAGAAGAAGAGGCATTAAAAATTTCTAAGGTGCGGGTGAAGGAGGTGAACGGTTTCTCAGCGAAAATCTGTTGGGAGACAAACCTCAGTGCCGTTTCTATGATTGAATGGGGAACCGAACCAAACCGTTATCTCTTCCGTTACCCCCCCTTAGACCTCCAACAGGTCTTCACCACCGAGCATTCTCTCTATCTCTTTGGGCTTTCGCCAAATAAGAGATATTACTACCGGGTTGGTGTCCGGCGCGGCGAAAGAATTGTCTGGTCGGAAGAGAATAACTTCATTACCCTCTCCCCCAATGGGAAAGAGGTTCTCCTCCCGATAAATTTCGCCCACCCTACTTACAAAACGGATTTCCATTTCTTTGCCGTCTCCCCTCATACCTATTCCCAGAGGGATAACGGTACCCAGTTTATTGGTCTCTGGGATAAAGATCTATCTTTCACCATCTCCTCAGACGAAAGCCTCACTTGCCGGGCGAGCCAGCATTGGATAAAAAATTCCCAAGTCGCTTCTTGGTCTTTCCCTATCCCCTCCGGAGGTTATTACTATGAGATTGGCAGTTTTTCCCATCCGGAATTCTCTGGGCGTACCAGAATTAAAATTGAAGGTAAGACCTTGGAAAAGGAAGAAGGGGATACCACTTTTTTCGGAGAGATAGAAGTTAACGATGAAGAACTAAACTTAGAATTGGGTTATGGCGACTCTTTAATCCCCGGATATTCGGGCATCAGTTATCTCATCCTCTCCTCCCAACCGAGGAAAAAGAAAGAGGAAGAAGTCTTTCTCCTTTCTGTCAGCCCGAATCCCTTTAAGGATAAGACCGTAATCAAATACCATCTCTCCTCCGCCCGCCGGGTGATCTTAGAAATTTACGATGGCTTGGGAAAGAAGTTATTCACCTTAAAAAATCGGTTTGAAAGGAAAGGTTACCAGGAATGCGTCTGGGATGGTAAAGACCTGAATGGCTCACCCTTGCCGGATGGTATCTATTTCATCAACCTCCGCACCGAAGAGCAACCGGGTGGGCAGGTAAAGGTCTCCCTCTTCCGCCGATAACTCTTTTGCCCCAGCAAAAGGCAGCACCTTCCTCTTTTCCCTTTTCCAAGATGAGAGTTCTTTTAGCCTTCGGACACAAAATATTTCCCTCTTTCTCACACCAAAAGTCATTATCTCTTCCTCAGAAAGATTTCTATTAAGACCAGAAAGGATTAGGTCAATCTTCTCATAACTAATTCCCAAAACTGACTCATCCGTTATCCCCTTCATCATATCCGGAGAAGGTTTTTGGTCTATAACTTCTTTTGGCAGACCTAAATAATTTGCCAGGGCTCGGATTTGGGTCTTATAGAGACCTAAAAGAGGTGAGATCGGCAAGTCATCAATCCCATCTTTCACAAACCAGCCGATTTCGTATTCCGAACGGTTGGTGGCGCCCAAGAGGATAAGTCCTTTCTCCCTTCCCTTCGCCTCTAAGACCTCCCGCCGGTAGCGATGGCGGATGTTGAAACTTCTTTCAATCGGCAAAATGCCGGAAGAAAATAAGAAACCTTTAAGCCAATTCTCACCTCTTTCTTTTTGGGAGATGGTGAGAAGAAAAGGGGACTCCTGGAATAAGAAGAAATATAACCGATTGAGCAATCGGTTAAAAAGACTGGAGAAAGCGATTATCTTCATAGCCTCGGGTTGGTAGAGACCCTTTTTTCTCATTGCGGGCTCAATATCAACTACTTCCAATTTCCAATCCAACCATCTCGCCAAAATCTCAGCCCGGATTCTAAAACCCTTTTCGCTATCCCGGTCGTAAAGATAAAATAAGGAGACCTTATCTTTACCCAATGCCCGGACTGAGAGGGTAGCTAAAACTGCACTATCAATCCCACCGCTGAGACCGATTATTACCCCATTTGCCGAATGGGCGTCAACCACCCCTTTAATAAACTCTTCAATTTTTAAGGAGACCTTCTGACAATCAATCGCCAATAAGGAAGTAAATTTTTTCATCTTCTATCTCTATTATCCTAACAGGTCTCTCTCCGTCAAGGGAAACCAGAAGTCTAATCCCCCTTCTTCCTAAGGTGAAAAGTAGGGATTGACAGAAAGGAATATTTTTTTATAATGGAGTGAGCGAGGATGGCGGAATTGGCAGACGCACTGGATTTAGGATCCAGTGAGGCAACTCGTGGGGGTTCAAGTCCCCCTCCTCGCAAAGAATCTGATTATTTCTAATATGGATTTAACAGTTACCGAACGGAAGGAATACCTAAAAGAACTCTCGGTCACCATTGAACCAACCGAGATGCATAAGAAGATTGAAGAGCTATTAAATGAATATAAGGATAAAATTACAATTGATGGATTTCGCAAAGGAAAAGTCCCACCCCCAATCATTTTAAGAAAATTGGGTAAGGAATTGGAATCACTTGCCGCTCAGGAGATAGTTGAGGAGACAGTGGAGAAAGTGGTAAGGGAGAAAAACTTCCATCTCATCGCCGAGCCCAAAATTACCGATTTTGAAATCACCCCAGAAAAATCCCTCCGCTTCACCGCCCTCTTAGAGGTCTTACCCGAATTTCCTCTGAAAGAATACAAAGGGATACCCCTCATTAACCCAGAGATTACGGGTTTTGAAGAAGAATTTGAAAGGCGCGTCCGCTTCCTCCAAGAGAAATCCGCCACCTACCACAGCACAGATGAGCCAGCAGAAAATGGTGACATCCTATTTTTGGATTACAAAATTTTCTTGGGGGAGGAGAAATTAGAAGAGGTCTCCGCCTATCGTTTCCGTTTGGGAGAGGAGAAAAACTTCCCGGAGTTAAACGAACATCTCCGGGGTATAAAGAGGGGGGAGAGGAAAGAGGTCTTAGTAAAGATCCCAGAATCCTTCCCGGAGGAGAAGGTAGCGGGAAGGGAAGTCCGTTTTGAAATTTTGGTCCGGGATGTAAAAAAAGAGGAACTGCCTAATTTAGATGAAGAGTTCGCCAAAAATTTAGGTTATAATAGCCTGGCGGAATTGGGAGAAGAGATTAAGGGGTTAATCCTTGAGGAATGGGAAGAGAGGCGCCTTGCCCTCTTAAAGAAAGAGATTGAAAAATACCTCCTCAATAATTACGATTTTGCCGTACCCGATTCTTTAATTGAAAGGGAGATTGACCTTCTCTTAATTGAGAATAAACTAAAAGACCAAAAGGAGACCCGAGAGAAACTCCTCCCCCTGGCTAAAAATCGGGCGAAGTTATGGATCATCCTTTCCCGAATTGCGGAAAAAGAAAATTTACTACCCACCAAAGAGGAGATAGAAAATTATCTCAATCAACTTTCTCTCACCGAAGAGGAGAAGGAAAAATTGGTGCATAGTCAATTCTTGAAAGAGAGGATTCTGATGGATAAGGTACTAAACTTTCTCTTAAAAGAAGCAAAGATTGGAGGGGAAGATGTATTACATACCAATCGTGATTGAACAGACGGGAAGAGGAGAAAGGGCGTATGATATCTATTCCCGCCTCTTGAAAGAGAGGATCATATTTTTAGGTTCTCCGATTGACGACACCGTGGCGAATTTGGTGATTGCACAACTCCTCTTTTTACAGGCGGAAGACCCGGAGAAGGATATCTACCTCTATATCAATTCCCCAGGGGGTTATATCTCTTCTGCCTTGGCAATTTACGATACGATGCAGTTTGTAAGACCAAAGGTCTCAACTATCTGCATGGGTATGGCGGCAAGCGCCGCTGCCGTCCTTTTAGCTGCCGGCACCCCAAAAAAGAGACTCGCCTTGCCCAACTCCCGGATTATGATCCACCAACCGGAGATTCACGGCTTATCCGGCCAGGCAACAGACATTCAAATCCATGCCCGCGAGATCGCCCGGCTCAAAGACCGGCTCAATGAAATCCTCGCCAAGCATACCAACCAACCGAAGGAGAAGATTGAGCGGGACTCCGACCGGAACTTCTTTATGTCCGCGGAGGAGGCAAAGGAGTATGGCATCATTGACGAGATAATCACGAGGGAAGATGAATCAAAAAGAACCGTCTCAGAAGAGAAGAGATAAAATCCGTTGCTCCTTCTGCGGTCGGACCGAAGATGTTTGCCGGCGCCTCATCTCCGGAAAGACCGGTTATATTTGCGACGACTGTGTTCGGATTTGCCATAATTTCTTGAAAGAGGAGGAAAAATACCGCCCCTTCTCCCAAAGTCGCACCCTCACCTCCCCACCGGAGATAAAGCGCTTTTTGGACGAA
This window harbors:
- the infC gene encoding translation initiation factor IF-3, with amino-acid sequence MKQERIRVNFLIKSPYVRVIGPDKKQIGIMPTREAMELAKRQGLDLVEISPNADPPVCYITDFGKYMYELKQKQREAKKKQKTTELKEVRLSYKIDDHDYQTKLRKIKEILNAKNRVKVVLKMRGREALYKDKALALLDRLTNDLSGIGQPEGVPRSLGEAGKIIQLTYLPK
- a CDS encoding fibronectin type III domain-containing protein; amino-acid sequence: MFFLSLFFFYFISEPRLSFSPPSVVITFETAKPVRAELLYGKEGLEKAVLKGERNNKHKFILRDLTPGSYHFRLQADTFSSPLYYFSYPSPEKFRFLILPSGMEKDRKISNLLLASPPDFIVANSSISKEKDGKKFLIPVLSCDQLLISQSPPAPSFREGEFPKDSSPFSLRFLPLGKDSVDFYLSPPGERNGFDIIFLIGGNTFLRSHPVTKNPYDPDRSGLIVSGDKEYYGEKGTVYFIIPDWENPFPLDWRKGNQYLAFAQSGRGFVEVLKEDKSLKVKTSILNHLGDYEVVDSFSFNREREEEALKISKVRVKEVNGFSAKICWETNLSAVSMIEWGTEPNRYLFRYPPLDLQQVFTTEHSLYLFGLSPNKRYYYRVGVRRGERIVWSEENNFITLSPNGKEVLLPINFAHPTYKTDFHFFAVSPHTYSQRDNGTQFIGLWDKDLSFTISSDESLTCRASQHWIKNSQVASWSFPIPSGGYYYEIGSFSHPEFSGRTRIKIEGKTLEKEEGDTTFFGEIEVNDEELNLELGYGDSLIPGYSGISYLILSSQPRKKKEEEVFLLSVSPNPFKDKTVIKYHLSSARRVILEIYDGLGKKLFTLKNRFERKGYQECVWDGKDLNGSPLPDGIYFINLRTEEQPGGQVKVSLFRR
- the rpmI gene encoding 50S ribosomal protein L35, translated to MKLKTLKSLKKRIKITATGKLLRRRAGKSHLLTGKRKARKKRLLKPTVTKKSVAKKLKPFLSA
- the rplT gene encoding 50S ribosomal protein L20; the encoded protein is MPRVRTGPYTRKRRKKWLKQAKGYWGGRHRLYKTARVAVMRGWLSAYRDRKLRKRNFRRLWILRLSAALRPLGISYSRFINCLKKANVEINRKVLSEMALREPEEFHALVKSVVQSSSV
- a CDS encoding C25 family cysteine peptidase; amino-acid sequence: MKSLPIKTAISLFLPLFLFASLSLIREDERGAEIVYENQLEKIFPGYPPEIAEGRKIDDYPLPTIEFFLGIPQEGRVFLSATGQKETFIKGDLAYDIEGNPIKKLPEKKALAEIKSIEYLRDIRFARVRLFPVQWLGSGFRVYNEIRVNVFYEKAPVIVEGKDYFDDIYEILFINGKKAKFYKSSNHLAREGSIFFERGLDWVKIKIDSTGIYQISGEELKKVGVNLTAINPKTLKIYHIGKFTTNYLYPDTMIELPIYVAGEEDGRFDEKDFILFYGEHLKSLYTNFNFYWLTWGIKEGKRMKRYSVKPLPNASHLTTGEDSCHLEFDLLCPARSGLLWLWQYFAKARGKEETYSLKFILHHAKTLKKIGVAFCGKSDSARLRFYLNEKLLDSFAFKRENPPTPSLFRKELQEVIGESVELKISLYGEKEQEVYLDYLDLLYEKNLLGEKKVNQLAMTIRERGNHNVSSTIVPKPSYLFEIISDTTTGVPDVKILEDFSLHGETLTFGKTFYYPCRFLITNEYGFRKCLSLELKRPQRLRRKSFAGDYFVITPNEFFKIGQLLAQYRQNNIIDLPRAKTVVATLSDIYDEYAFGIEEPGAIKKFLKEKRPYYVVLIGDATYDYRGLLPYRKYPGVPTYEYGYDFSPNPYTDKAYACDAWYADWDGEGGSPDIILSRLPGRNENEFRTFLEKIKNFERSKASYRQRFLLAGDDEFNGYYDRPDNIRFGTHIEQCEGLANLLGSEFEPVKIYLTEYPYPQPNDKPKARRALISALNEGVGMMAYFGHGWVGWLTHEKFLDLNSLSQLKNRDKPFFGFYGSCGVGKFDETEQECLAEELQRMEGGAIATVAATKGTISTTNYFFAQALFAPIIAQPAVPIGKGFLTAWFYDRKYHLFGDGATFIPLIRRTLPLSVSPCTLKPGSLITVNCDTTRMREGYYQITASAPKLYRFYRSHLCSLIYTLPGEIFFLGRGKLTSEGINAKFLFPKLPYPEVRYVENGSYTILPNTAKIRVWTFAQDTGISYLRDNLYFLNQEFISPDSFGPELRLYIKGKEIGETALVEREFILHGKIYDESGIALLKDYPLGFYFNGGEDFHDLRERIQFEFSSYQNANFSYPLRIAEPCSLTFILYDNLGNETKKVYKLNPIAETSLIIRNNLYLQNKGSGYFTFYLSLPASLTIRIYTISGRFLKEIRTVGRLGFNRVYFDGLDRFGRRLPKGLYLYQIGAQTFDQKKAKLLDKFLIP
- the pheS gene encoding phenylalanine--tRNA ligase subunit alpha; this encodes MTVPEIEEIGRKAKEEIAGAENLLLLNDLRIKYLGRKGILTGILRGLKDLPEGERRNVGRIANLLKEEILALLKEREATLSSQKPVLPEIDLTLPGRRLWIGRRHPISQVLDEICEIFVGMGFKEEIGPEIEDEWHNFSALNIPEDHPARDMFSSFYLDSGKLLRSHTSPVQIRVMERERPPIRIIAPGRVFRPDDFDASHAPNFHQVEGLYVDEGVTFADLKGTLREFCQKMFGQGIKMRFLPSYFPFTEPSAEVAISCVNCYGSGCQTCKGTGWLEILGCGMVHPQVLRNCAIDPERYTGYAFGLGVERVAMIKYRIPDMRLFYENDLRFLEEF
- a CDS encoding adenosine-specific kinase; translated protein: MKQEIIKVEKPEGANVILGQSHFIKTVEDLYEAITSSAPAAKFGIAFCESSGPCLVRSEGNDGDLVKIAEKNALKIGAGHSFVIILKDSYPIQVLKAIRDVFEVCTIYAATANPLEVVVVESETGRGILGVIDGSKPKGVETEKDKEERKSFLRKIGYKL